A window of Cellulomonas sp. SLBN-39 genomic DNA:
GCGCACGGGCGCACGGTGCCGGTCGACCTGGCGCGGGCCGGCGACGACTGGTTCGCGAACCTCGTCAGCGTCGGGCTGTCGTCGGAGGTCGCGGGGCGCACCCCGCACCTGCTCAAGCGGCACCTGGGTCGCACCGCGTACGCGGTCACCGCGGCCCGGGCCCTGCTCACGCACCAGCCGTTCGAGGCGCAGATCACCGCGGACGACCGCACGTGGACCGTGCGCACGCACCAGCTCAACGTGGCGAACGGGCGCGTGCACGCCGGCACCCCGATCGCCGTCGACGCGGGCATCGACGACCGGCTCCTCGTGGCGTACGCGCTGGGGGGCGCCGGGCGGGCGTCGGTGGTCAGCGCCGCAGCGCTGCACGCGTCGACGCCGTGGCGGCCGATGCACCACAAGCGGTTCGTCACCGGCGCGACCGTGCACGTCGTGACGGACCGCACCCTGCGCCTCGACGTCGACGGCGAGCTCACGGACGTGGTCGGCCCGGACCACCCGCTGGTCGTGCGCGTCGACGCGGGCGCGATGCAGGTGCGCGTGCCCCACGGCTTCGTCCGCCGCGACCCCCTGGCCCGCGAGCGCACTCCCTGACGGCTCGGGTGTACGCTTTCACGTACACCCGGGAGGTGCCATGAAGACCATGTCGTTCTCGCAGTCGCGCGCGCGGTACGCGCAGACGCTCGACTCCGTCGTCGACGACCGCGAGGAGGTCGTCATCACCCGGGCGGGGCACGAGCCCGTCGTCATCGTCTCCCTCGCCGACTACCAGTCGTTGAAGGAGACCGCCTACCTCCTCCAGAACCCCGCGAACGCCCGACGGCTGCTCCGCTCGATCGAGCGCCTCGAGGCAGGCGGGGGCACCGTGCACGAGCTCACGGAGTGACGTCGGCGTGAAGTTCGTCTTCGACGGGTCCGCCTGGGACGACTACGTCCACTGGCAGACCGAGGACCGGCGCGTCCTCAAGCGCATCAACCAGCTCCTGCGCGACATCGCCCGGGGCGCGGTCGACGGCACACCGCACGAGGGCATCGGCAAGCCCGAGGCCCTCAAGCACGGGCTGCACGGGTACTGGTCGCGGCGCATCACGGACGAGCACCGCCTCGTCTACAAGGTCGTCGGCGACGAGCTGCGCGTGGCCGCCTGCCGGTTTCACTACGAGGACTGAGGCGCGGCACGGACGACGCGCGCGAACGGGTGCGCGCAGGGCCCCGGGTGGGCGAGGATCGAGCCATGGACCCGCGCGCCGGAACCCTCGCCCAGCCCTCCGACCTCGTCGACCTCGACGCGCTGCTCAGCGCCTACGCCGACCGCCAGCCCGACCTCGACGACCCCGCCCAGCGGGTCGTCTTCGGCACGTCGGGCCACCGCGGCTCGGCCCTCGACGGCGCCTTCAACGAGGCGCACATCGTCGCGATCACCGCG
This region includes:
- a CDS encoding type II toxin-antitoxin system Phd/YefM family antitoxin; the protein is MKTMSFSQSRARYAQTLDSVVDDREEVVITRAGHEPVVIVSLADYQSLKETAYLLQNPANARRLLRSIERLEAGGGTVHELTE
- a CDS encoding Txe/YoeB family addiction module toxin gives rise to the protein MKFVFDGSAWDDYVHWQTEDRRVLKRINQLLRDIARGAVDGTPHEGIGKPEALKHGLHGYWSRRITDEHRLVYKVVGDELRVAACRFHYED
- a CDS encoding diacylglycerol kinase family protein gives rise to the protein MTAAARRTVDAPGPTAPVGPAVVVVNARSRRGAALHHRVAPALERRGVEVSAVHVVHDPGAELPELLPRVLADTPPLLVVGSGDGTLAAVVDHLAGRSTVLGYLPLGTTNNTGRSLGLPLRLDAALDVIAHGRTVPVDLARAGDDWFANLVSVGLSSEVAGRTPHLLKRHLGRTAYAVTAARALLTHQPFEAQITADDRTWTVRTHQLNVANGRVHAGTPIAVDAGIDDRLLVAYALGGAGRASVVSAAALHASTPWRPMHHKRFVTGATVHVVTDRTLRLDVDGELTDVVGPDHPLVVRVDAGAMQVRVPHGFVRRDPLARERTP